A part of Paenibacillus sp. IHBB 10380 genomic DNA contains:
- a CDS encoding amino acid adenylation domain-containing protein: MVQQLEGAGVSYNMPTVLKLEGKLDRGRLGVALQTVVNRHEALRTSFDMADGELVQRVHAEVELAVSYEEASVAEMELAVAYEGASVAEIEPAVSYEEANVAEMELAVVYEEASVAEIGRLIETFIRPFDLSQAPLLRAGIIQLGKEEHVLVVDMHHIISDGVSINLFLQEFMQAYEGRELGEPGIQYKDYAVWQQERIRKGEIEKQEQYWLGAFAGEVPVLELPTDYPRPAVQQFEGSSVGCELGEEYSQKLVKLSRERGATLYMTLLAAYTVLLSKYTGQEDIVVGTLIAGRGHADLGEVMGMFVNTLALRNRPEGEKTFVSYLEDVKAQVLQAYENQEYPLEELVEKLGVRRDLSRNPLFDTLFALQNMEMKEFGLEGLKVSPYGYEGKISKFDVSLQAAEGEGKLYFHVEYGSRLFRQETMERWSSHWLRLLEQVADQPEIKLSDIELLTEEEREQVLVSFNKTEAPYPREKTISELFEEQVAKTPKQVAVVYEGQEWTYEELNARSNQVARMLRKHGVGSETIVGIMVERSLEMMAGILGILKAGGAYLPIDPDYPSERIAYMLEDSRTKVLLTQKRLQEQLTDRVAFDGSIVALDEAGIYAEEERGNIAREHTAASLAYVIYTSGSTGKPKGVLVEHASLTNILSAMQQRYPLQATGAYLLKTAYTFDVSITELFGWILGNGQLVIAKQGAEKDWAKLEEVIDRHSITHINFVPAMLQLVMNDGVEQEKVRKLEYVFVAGEALPSDLANKLNELWPDVSVENMYGPTEATIYATQYALGRKEGVHVPIGKPLPNTQVYVLDGAKLLQPIGIAGELCIAGDGLARGYLNQPELTEEKFVENPFVPGERMYRTGDLVRWLPDGNLEYLGRIDEQVKIRGFRIELGEVREQLMKHEAVEDAVVVARKGEEGEAYLCAYVLTEAELPVSSWRKHMGQSLPEYMIPSYFVRMEQLPLTPNGKVDRKALPAPEGAVHTGVEYVAPRNDTEAKLADIWSEVLGMERIGVWDNFFELGGHSLKAMMLVSRIHQELQVEVPLREVFGHATIEAMAGYLQEAEKKSYTPIEQVEARAYYPVSSAQKRVYVVQQLEGAGVSYNMPTVLKLEGKLDRGRLGAALQTVVNRHEALRTSFDMADGELVQRVHAEVELAVAYEEASVEEIERLIETFIRPFDLSQAPLLRAGIIQLGKEEHVLVVDMHHIISDGGSINLFLQEFMQAYEGRELGKRGIQYKDYAVWQQERIRKGDIEKQEQYWLESFAGEVPVLELPTDYPRPAVQQFEGASVGCELGEEYSQKLAKLSLERGATLYMTLLAAYTVLLSKYTGQEDIVVGTPIAGRGHADLGEIMGMFVNTLALRNRPKGEKTFVSYLEDVKTQVLQAYENQEYPLEELVEKLGVRRDLSRNPLFDTLFALQNVEMKEFGLKGLKVSPYGYEGKIAKFDVSVQAVEGEGKLYFQMEYGSRLFRQETMERWSSHWLRLLEQVADQPEIKLSDIELLTEEEREQVLVSFNETEALYPREKTISELFEEQAEKTPGQVAVVYEGEEWTYEELNARSNQVARVLRKHGVGTETIVGIMVERSLEMMAGILGILKAGGAYLPIDPDYPAERIAYMLEDSGTKVLLTQKRLTDRVAAFEGSIVVLDEVGVYAEEERGNITREHTAASLAYVIYTSGSTGKPKGVMVEQRNVVRLLFNDKNLFDFGDTDTWTLFHSFCFDFSVWEMYGALLYGGKLIVVPQQTVKNPQQFLQLLKDQQVTILNQTPMYFYQLLHEEGREVGEKLAVRNVIFGGEALSPSILKEWKRKQPDIRLINMYGTTETTVHVTYKEITEVEIAQGKSNIGKPIPTLRAYILDKQQRIQPIGIQGELYVAGKGVARGYLNRPELTEEKFVENPFVPGERMYRTGDLARWLPDGNLEYLGRIDEQVKIRGFRIELGEVHEQLIKHEAVEDAVVVARKGEEGQSYLCAYVVTEEELPVSAWRKHMGESLPEYMIPSYFVRVEKLPLTPNGKVDRKALPAPEGAVHTGVEYVAPRNDVEAKLADIWSEVLGLERIGIRDNFFELGGDSIKAIQISARLHKQQLKLEIANLFLHPTIEDVSLYVRQVEMSIDQGQVKGQVELTPIQRWFFEQDFQAKHHWNQSMMVYRQEGFNSEALREILQELVAHHDALRMRYEGEGDSVVQVNAGIEGNEIELSVVEIVGDAEEAARRIESESERLQSSLNLQSGPLMRGGLFKTSEGDHLLLAVHHLVIDGVSWRILFEDLAIGYEQKLANEEVNLPEKTNSYQQWSKELKEYANSRKLLKEKPYWKAVEEAEIARLPKDEEVEAKGNTWGESRIEIVEFTEEETEKLLRNVHQAYHTEMNDILLTGLAQAVEEWTGEGRVGLTLEGHGREEVIKGVNVSRTVGWFTSMYPVVLEIKGREELGNQIKQVKETLRRIPNKGIGYGILKYVTEKEKTRDLEFKQRPEISFNYLGQFDTEMRSGVFEGSGMPMGSTFHRDSERVHRLDIGGAIMGGKLQMSIQYPGREYREETIKGLLESYRDHLRRIIEHCVQKEDAEMTPSDLKDNELTFEELEYILDMTKNVQR, encoded by the coding sequence GTGGTCCAGCAGTTGGAAGGAGCAGGAGTCAGCTACAATATGCCGACGGTGCTGAAGCTGGAAGGAAAGCTGGACCGGGGACGTCTGGGTGTGGCTTTGCAAACGGTGGTGAACCGGCACGAGGCATTGCGCACGTCCTTTGACATGGCTGACGGGGAACTGGTGCAGCGGGTACACGCGGAAGTGGAACTGGCCGTATCGTACGAAGAAGCGAGTGTTGCGGAAATGGAACTGGCCGTAGCGTACGAAGGAGCGAGCGTTGCGGAAATTGAACCGGCCGTATCGTACGAAGAAGCGAACGTTGCAGAAATGGAACTGGCCGTAGTGTACGAGGAAGCGAGTGTTGCGGAGATCGGGCGTTTGATCGAAACGTTCATCCGTCCGTTTGATCTGAGTCAAGCACCGTTACTCCGGGCAGGAATCATACAGCTAGGGAAAGAGGAGCATGTGCTGGTGGTGGACATGCACCATATCATCTCCGACGGGGTGTCGATCAACCTGTTCCTACAGGAGTTCATGCAGGCGTATGAAGGACGAGAGCTTGGGGAGCCGGGCATCCAGTACAAGGATTATGCGGTATGGCAGCAGGAGCGGATCCGGAAGGGAGAGATCGAGAAGCAGGAGCAGTACTGGCTGGGAGCGTTCGCAGGAGAAGTGCCGGTGCTGGAGCTGCCAACGGATTATCCGCGTCCGGCTGTGCAGCAGTTTGAAGGTTCCAGCGTAGGATGCGAGCTGGGAGAGGAGTACAGCCAGAAGCTGGTGAAGCTGTCGCGGGAGCGAGGAGCGACGCTGTATATGACCTTATTAGCGGCATATACCGTGCTGCTGTCGAAATATACAGGGCAAGAAGACATCGTGGTGGGAACGCTGATTGCGGGAAGAGGACACGCCGACCTCGGTGAAGTAATGGGGATGTTCGTGAATACGCTGGCGCTGCGAAACCGCCCGGAAGGGGAGAAAACGTTCGTATCGTACCTGGAGGACGTGAAAGCGCAGGTGCTGCAGGCGTATGAGAACCAGGAGTATCCGCTGGAGGAGCTGGTGGAGAAGCTGGGTGTACGGAGAGATTTGAGCCGGAATCCGCTGTTTGATACGTTGTTCGCGCTGCAAAACATGGAGATGAAAGAGTTCGGTCTGGAAGGGCTGAAGGTAAGCCCGTACGGATACGAAGGGAAAATTTCGAAATTTGATGTAAGCCTGCAGGCCGCCGAAGGGGAAGGAAAGCTCTACTTCCATGTGGAGTACGGAAGCAGGCTGTTCCGCCAAGAAACGATGGAGAGATGGAGCAGCCATTGGCTGAGGCTGCTAGAGCAAGTGGCGGATCAGCCGGAGATTAAGCTGTCGGACATTGAACTGCTAACAGAAGAGGAACGGGAGCAGGTGCTGGTGTCGTTTAACAAGACCGAGGCGCCGTACCCGAGGGAGAAAACGATTAGCGAGCTGTTCGAGGAACAGGTAGCAAAGACACCGAAGCAAGTAGCAGTGGTGTACGAAGGACAGGAGTGGACGTACGAAGAGCTGAATGCCAGATCGAACCAAGTGGCGCGAATGCTGCGTAAGCACGGGGTAGGGTCCGAGACGATCGTGGGCATCATGGTGGAACGCTCGCTGGAGATGATGGCAGGCATCTTGGGCATCCTGAAGGCAGGAGGAGCGTATTTGCCGATTGATCCGGACTATCCGTCAGAGCGGATTGCGTACATGCTGGAGGATAGCAGGACGAAGGTGCTGCTGACCCAGAAGCGGCTGCAGGAGCAATTGACGGATCGAGTGGCGTTTGACGGAAGCATTGTGGCGTTGGATGAGGCGGGCATATATGCAGAGGAAGAGCGCGGGAATATCGCGCGCGAGCATACGGCCGCTAGTTTGGCGTACGTGATTTATACGTCGGGGTCCACCGGGAAACCGAAAGGGGTACTGGTGGAGCATGCGAGTCTAACCAACATATTGTCAGCGATGCAGCAACGGTATCCATTACAAGCAACCGGAGCTTATCTATTAAAGACTGCCTATACGTTTGATGTATCGATCACGGAGTTGTTCGGATGGATACTAGGGAACGGCCAACTGGTGATAGCCAAGCAAGGTGCGGAAAAGGATTGGGCCAAACTGGAAGAGGTGATCGATCGTCATTCAATCACGCACATCAACTTCGTTCCCGCGATGTTGCAATTGGTGATGAACGACGGTGTAGAACAAGAGAAGGTTAGGAAGCTGGAGTACGTGTTCGTGGCAGGAGAAGCGCTCCCTAGCGATTTGGCGAACAAGCTGAACGAATTATGGCCGGACGTCAGCGTGGAAAATATGTACGGCCCGACGGAAGCGACCATCTATGCAACGCAATATGCCCTGGGAAGGAAGGAGGGAGTCCACGTCCCGATCGGAAAGCCGCTGCCGAATACCCAAGTGTATGTGCTGGATGGAGCGAAGCTGTTGCAGCCAATCGGAATCGCGGGCGAGCTGTGCATAGCCGGAGATGGGTTGGCACGAGGGTACTTGAACCAACCGGAGCTGACGGAGGAGAAGTTTGTAGAGAACCCGTTTGTGCCTGGAGAGCGGATGTACCGAACAGGGGACTTGGTCAGATGGCTGCCGGACGGGAATCTGGAGTATTTGGGGCGGATCGATGAGCAGGTGAAGATCCGTGGTTTCCGGATTGAGCTGGGAGAAGTACGCGAGCAACTGATGAAGCATGAAGCGGTGGAAGACGCGGTCGTCGTAGCCCGGAAGGGAGAAGAAGGCGAAGCGTACTTGTGCGCGTACGTGTTAACGGAAGCGGAGCTGCCGGTGTCGTCCTGGCGCAAGCATATGGGCCAAAGCTTGCCGGAGTATATGATCCCGTCCTACTTCGTACGTATGGAGCAGTTGCCGCTGACGCCAAACGGGAAGGTGGACCGCAAGGCGCTGCCAGCACCAGAAGGTGCGGTACACACGGGCGTGGAGTATGTCGCACCGCGAAACGACACGGAGGCGAAGCTGGCGGACATCTGGTCGGAAGTGCTCGGCATGGAGCGCATAGGCGTCTGGGACAACTTCTTTGAGCTGGGGGGACACTCGCTAAAAGCGATGATGCTGGTGTCGCGGATTCACCAGGAGCTGCAGGTGGAGGTGCCGCTGCGCGAAGTGTTCGGGCACGCGACGATCGAAGCGATGGCGGGCTACTTGCAGGAAGCAGAGAAGAAATCATATACCCCGATAGAGCAGGTGGAAGCGAGAGCGTATTATCCGGTGTCGTCGGCACAAAAACGGGTATATGTGGTCCAGCAGCTGGAAGGAGCAGGAGTCAGCTATAATATGCCAACGGTGCTGAAGCTGGAAGGAAAGCTGGACCGGGGTCGTCTGGGTGCGGCCTTGCAAACGGTGGTGAACCGGCACGAGGCATTGCGCACGTCCTTTGATATGGCTGACGGGGAACTGGTGCAGCGGGTGCACGCGGAAGTAGAACTGGCCGTAGCGTACGAAGAAGCGAGCGTTGAGGAAATCGAGCGTCTGATCGAAACGTTCATCCGTCCGTTTGATTTGAGTCAAGCACCGTTACTCCGGGCAGGAATCATACAGCTAGGGAAAGAAGAGCATGTACTGGTGGTGGACATGCACCATATCATTTCCGACGGGGGATCGATCAACCTCTTCCTACAGGAGTTCATGCAGGCGTATGAAGGAAGAGAGCTTGGGAAGCGAGGAATCCAGTACAAAGATTATGCGGTATGGCAGCAGGAGCGAATCCGCAAGGGAGACATCGAGAAGCAGGAGCAGTACTGGCTGGAATCATTCGCAGGAGAAGTGCCGGTGCTGGAACTGCCAACGGATTATCCGCGTCCGGCTGTGCAGCAGTTTGAAGGTGCCAGCGTAGGATGCGAGCTGGGAGAGGAGTACAGCCAGAAGCTGGCGAAGCTGTCGCTTGAGAGAGGAGCGACACTGTATATGACCCTGCTTGCGGCGTATACCGTGCTGCTGTCGAAATATACAGGGCAAGAAGACATCGTGGTGGGAACGCCGATTGCGGGAAGAGGACACGCCGACCTCGGTGAAATAATGGGGATGTTCGTAAATACGTTGGCGCTGAGGAACCGCCCGAAAGGGGAGAAAACGTTCGTTTCGTACCTGGAGGACGTGAAAACGCAGGTGCTGCAGGCGTATGAGAACCAGGAGTATCCACTGGAGGAGTTGGTGGAGAAACTGGGGGTACGGAGAGATTTGAGCCGGAATCCGCTGTTTGATACGTTGTTCGCGCTGCAAAACGTAGAGATGAAGGAGTTCGGTTTGAAAGGGCTGAAGGTAAGTCCGTACGGTTACGAAGGAAAAATTGCGAAATTTGATGTGAGCGTGCAGGCCGTCGAAGGGGAAGGGAAACTCTACTTCCAGATGGAGTACGGAAGCCGGTTGTTCCGCCAAGAAACGATGGAGAGATGGAGCAGCCATTGGTTGAGGTTGTTAGAGCAGGTGGCGGATCAGCCGGAGATTAAGCTGTCTGACATTGAGCTGCTAACAGAAGAGGAACGGGAGCAGGTGTTGGTGTCGTTCAACGAAACGGAAGCACTGTACCCAAGGGAGAAGACGATTAGCGAGCTGTTCGAGGAGCAGGCGGAGAAGACTCCTGGGCAAGTAGCAGTGGTGTATGAAGGGGAGGAGTGGACGTACGAAGAGCTGAATGCAAGGTCGAACCAAGTGGCACGCGTGCTGCGTAAGCATGGGGTAGGGACCGAGACGATCGTGGGCATCATGGTGGAACGCTCGCTGGAGATGATGGCCGGGATCTTGGGCATCCTGAAGGCAGGAGGAGCGTATTTGCCGATTGACCCGGACTATCCGGCAGAGCGGATTGCGTACATGCTGGAGGATAGCGGGACGAAGGTGCTGCTGACCCAGAAGCGGCTGACGGACCGGGTAGCGGCGTTTGAAGGAAGCATCGTGGTGTTGGATGAGGTGGGCGTATATGCAGAGGAAGAGCGCGGGAATATCACGCGAGAGCATACGGCCGCTAGTTTGGCGTACGTGATTTATACGTCCGGGTCCACCGGGAAGCCGAAAGGAGTCATGGTGGAACAGCGCAATGTTGTCCGGTTACTGTTCAACGACAAAAACTTGTTTGACTTTGGCGATACGGACACCTGGACGTTGTTCCATTCGTTCTGCTTCGATTTTTCCGTGTGGGAAATGTACGGGGCGTTGTTGTACGGAGGGAAGCTGATCGTGGTACCTCAACAGACAGTGAAAAATCCACAACAATTCCTTCAATTACTGAAGGATCAACAAGTAACCATACTGAATCAAACGCCGATGTATTTTTATCAGTTGCTGCATGAAGAAGGAAGAGAGGTTGGAGAGAAGCTAGCCGTAAGGAACGTAATTTTCGGAGGAGAGGCGTTAAGCCCATCCATATTGAAAGAGTGGAAAAGGAAACAGCCAGATATACGATTGATTAATATGTATGGAACAACAGAAACGACAGTGCATGTTACCTACAAAGAAATCACTGAAGTGGAGATTGCTCAAGGGAAGAGCAACATTGGGAAACCGATACCAACCTTGAGGGCTTATATACTGGATAAGCAGCAGCGGATACAACCTATAGGTATACAAGGGGAGTTGTATGTTGCAGGAAAAGGAGTGGCACGAGGGTATTTAAACCGTCCGGAGCTGACGGAGGAGAAGTTTGTAGAGAACCCGTTTGTGCCTGGAGAGCGGATGTACCGGACGGGTGACTTAGCCAGATGGCTGCCGGACGGGAACCTGGAGTACTTGGGTCGGATCGATGAGCAGGTGAAGATCCGTGGCTTCCGGATTGAGCTGGGAGAGGTGCATGAGCAGCTCATAAAGCATGAAGCGGTGGAAGACGCGGTGGTCGTGGCCCGGAAGGGAGAAGAAGGCCAATCGTACTTGTGCGCGTACGTGGTGACGGAAGAGGAGCTGCCGGTGTCGGCATGGCGCAAACATATGGGAGAAAGCTTGCCGGAATATATGATCCCGTCGTACTTCGTACGTGTGGAGAAGCTGCCGCTGACGCCAAACGGGAAGGTGGACCGCAAGGCGCTGCCAGCCCCGGAAGGGGCGGTACACACGGGTGTGGAGTACGTCGCGCCACGAAACGACGTGGAGGCGAAGCTAGCGGACATCTGGTCAGAGGTGCTCGGTCTGGAGCGCATAGGAATCCGGGACAACTTCTTCGAGCTGGGAGGAGACTCGATCAAGGCGATTCAAATCAGCGCTCGTTTGCATAAACAACAGTTGAAGCTGGAAATCGCGAACTTGTTCCTGCATCCGACGATTGAAGACGTGAGTCTGTATGTACGGCAGGTAGAGATGAGCATCGATCAAGGTCAAGTGAAGGGGCAGGTGGAGCTCACCCCGATTCAGCGATGGTTTTTCGAACAAGACTTCCAAGCGAAGCATCATTGGAATCAGTCGATGATGGTATATAGGCAGGAAGGCTTCAACAGCGAGGCGCTGAGGGAGATCTTGCAGGAACTGGTGGCCCACCATGATGCGCTGCGAATGAGGTATGAGGGCGAAGGAGACAGCGTCGTTCAAGTTAACGCAGGGATCGAAGGGAACGAAATTGAGCTGAGCGTCGTGGAGATCGTCGGGGATGCAGAGGAAGCGGCCAGACGGATCGAGTCGGAGTCGGAGCGTCTGCAAAGCAGCTTGAACCTGCAGTCGGGCCCGCTGATGAGAGGCGGCTTATTCAAGACTAGTGAAGGAGACCACTTGCTGCTGGCGGTCCATCATTTGGTGATCGACGGAGTTTCATGGAGAATCCTGTTCGAAGATTTGGCGATCGGGTATGAACAGAAGCTGGCGAATGAGGAAGTGAACTTGCCGGAGAAGACGAACTCGTACCAACAGTGGTCAAAGGAACTGAAAGAGTATGCAAACAGCAGGAAGTTGCTAAAGGAGAAGCCGTATTGGAAAGCGGTGGAAGAGGCGGAGATTGCAAGACTGCCGAAGGACGAGGAGGTTGAAGCGAAAGGGAATACATGGGGAGAGAGCCGGATCGAGATCGTGGAGTTCACGGAAGAAGAGACGGAGAAGCTGCTGAGAAACGTGCATCAAGCCTACCATACGGAGATGAATGACATCCTGCTGACGGGATTGGCACAGGCCGTGGAAGAGTGGACGGGAGAAGGACGAGTAGGGCTGACGCTGGAGGGACACGGAAGGGAAGAGGTCATCAAGGGAGTGAACGTGAGCCGAACGGTGGGCTGGTTTACGAGCATGTATCCGGTGGTGTTGGAAATCAAGGGAAGGGAAGAACTGGGGAATCAAATCAAGCAGGTGAAAGAAACGCTGAGAAGGATACCGAATAAGGGGATCGGGTACGGGATTCTGAAATACGTGACGGAGAAGGAAAAAACCCGGGACCTGGAATTCAAACAAAGACCGGAGATTAGCTTCAACTACTTGGGGCAGTTTGACACGGAGATGAGAAGCGGTGTATTTGAAGGCTCCGGGATGCCGATGGGAAGCACATTTCATCGAGATTCGGAACGAGTACACAGGTTGGACATAGGCGGCGCTATTATGGGAGGCAAGTTGCAGATGAGCATCCAGTATCCAGGAAGAGAGTACCGGGAAGAGACGATCAAGGGATTGCTGGAGAGCTACCGAGATCACCTGCGCCGGATTATCGAGCATTGTGTACAAAAAGAGGATGCCGAAATGACTCCTAGTGATTTAAAAGATAATGAACTTACGTTTGAGGAGTTGGAGTACATACTTGATATGACAAAAAACGTACAAAGATGA
- a CDS encoding condensation domain-containing protein, whose product MPVWQQERIRKGEIEKQEQYWLGAFAGEVPVLELPTDYPRPVMQQFEGASVGMRTRERSTARSW is encoded by the coding sequence ATGCCGGTATGGCAGCAGGAGCGGATCCGGAAGGGAGAGATCGAGAAGCAGGAGCAGTACTGGCTGGGGGCGTTCGCAGGAGAAGTGCCTGTACTGGAGCTGCCGACGGATTATCCGCGTCCGGTTATGCAGCAGTTTGAAGGTGCCAGCGTAGGCATGCGCACTAGGGAGAGGAGTACAGCCAGAAGCTGGTAA